TTTTGCTTTGGATGCTCAAAAAGTTACTGTACAATCCGTTCTTCTCGATGATCGAAAAACGGCGCCAAAAGATAGAAGGTGAGCTTGCCGAGGCCGAAAAGATAAGAAAAGAAGCTGAGAAAATGCGTAAGGAAGCTGAGAAGATCCTCGCCGAAGCAACCCAACGCGCACAGGGCATAATATCAAAAGCCGAAGCCGAGGCCGAGCAGATCGTCGAAACCGCCAAACAAAAGGCACGCATAGAAGCGGAGAAAATAAAGCAAGAGGCCTTGATGGACATCGAGCGCCAGAAACAGGAAGTTCTTCAGCAGATCCAAAACGTGGCCACCGAGCTGGCTGTCAACTTGGCGATGAAGATCCTCAAAGGCACACTTGATGAGAAGGCTAAGAGGGAGTACCTCATAAAATTCTTAAGGGAGCATGAGCGATGATTTACTCGAGTGTTGCGAGTAAGTACGC
The genomic region above belongs to Fervidobacterium thailandense and contains:
- the atpF gene encoding F0F1 ATP synthase subunit B, whose translation is MDLFEINLTAVIQLMSFLFLLWMLKKLLYNPFFSMIEKRRQKIEGELAEAEKIRKEAEKMRKEAEKILAEATQRAQGIISKAEAEAEQIVETAKQKARIEAEKIKQEALMDIERQKQEVLQQIQNVATELAVNLAMKILKGTLDEKAKREYLIKFLREHER